From a single Bacteroidia bacterium genomic region:
- a CDS encoding Re/Si-specific NAD(P)(+) transhydrogenase subunit alpha, producing the protein MIIGILKETNDARVALTPETVAKLIGIGHEVKVEDGAGTAASYINSGYADAGATVVSREVILKQADLIATISPPGDSEISAMKAGTVLLSLFNPLVEKEKTEKLKQTAILPFSLDRIPRTTIAQSMDVLSSMASLAGYKAVVMAADLLPGYFPMMMTAAGTIPPARVLILGAGVAGLQAIATAKRLGATVEAFDVRTAAREEVESLGAKFVEVEGAREDKSAGGYAVEQTEEYLRKQKELIHERAARAHVIISTANIPGRKAPLLIEQRTVEAMQPGSVIIDLAAASGGNCAVTENGKVIEFNGVTVVGKSDLPSGMPRDASKLYSNNLFNFFKYVFKEGIEGLDFSNDIVSSTYLGAPKQV; encoded by the coding sequence ATGATCATTGGTATTCTCAAAGAAACAAACGATGCAAGGGTAGCACTTACCCCTGAAACGGTAGCAAAGCTTATCGGCATCGGCCACGAAGTAAAAGTTGAAGATGGCGCAGGGACTGCGGCATCCTATATCAACAGCGGATATGCAGATGCAGGTGCAACGGTTGTCAGCAGAGAGGTTATCTTAAAGCAGGCAGACCTCATTGCTACAATTTCACCTCCGGGTGATAGCGAAATATCGGCGATGAAAGCGGGTACAGTATTATTGTCGCTCTTTAATCCGCTGGTAGAAAAAGAGAAAACAGAGAAGCTGAAGCAAACAGCCATATTGCCTTTCAGTCTGGACCGGATTCCCCGCACCACGATTGCGCAATCGATGGATGTATTGTCGTCTATGGCATCTCTTGCCGGATATAAAGCCGTTGTTATGGCTGCGGATCTCTTGCCCGGTTATTTTCCGATGATGATGACCGCTGCGGGTACCATTCCGCCGGCACGTGTGCTGATTCTCGGAGCCGGCGTAGCCGGTCTTCAGGCTATCGCCACAGCAAAACGCCTCGGCGCTACGGTCGAAGCATTCGACGTGCGTACCGCAGCGCGGGAGGAAGTGGAAAGTCTCGGGGCAAAATTTGTCGAAGTCGAAGGCGCCCGGGAAGATAAATCGGCAGGAGGATATGCCGTCGAGCAGACTGAAGAGTATTTGCGCAAACAAAAAGAACTGATCCATGAGCGTGCCGCTCGCGCACATGTCATCATCAGTACCGCAAATATCCCCGGCCGGAAAGCGCCATTGCTGATCGAACAACGCACCGTCGAGGCTATGCAGCCCGGAAGTGTCATCATCGACCTCGCCGCGGCATCCGGAGGCAACTGTGCCGTTACTGAAAATGGAAAAGTTATTGAGTTTAATGGCGTGACGGTCGTAGGGAAGTCAGACCTGCCTTCAGGAATGCCCCGCGATGCCAGTAAATTGTATAGCAATAACCTGTTCAATTTCTTCAAATACGTATTTAAAGAAGGGATCGAAGGACTTGATTTCAGCAATGATATTGTTTCTTCCACCTACCTGGGCGCGCCCAAACAGGTCTAA
- a CDS encoding NAD(P) transhydrogenase subunit alpha, whose translation MESIIQFIAENLTMLYVLVLAGFLGFELIANVPTVLHTPLMSGSNAISGVVVIGAIILVRQADSSDYLALALGFLGVILGMINVVGGHAVTNRMLEMFKKKK comes from the coding sequence ATGGAATCAATTATTCAGTTTATCGCAGAAAACCTCACAATGCTCTATGTATTGGTGTTGGCAGGATTTCTCGGTTTCGAACTTATCGCTAACGTGCCGACCGTGTTACATACGCCGCTGATGTCAGGATCGAATGCAATCAGCGGGGTTGTCGTGATTGGTGCAATCATTTTGGTCAGGCAGGCCGATTCCAGCGACTATTTAGCGCTGGCGCTAGGTTTTTTGGGAGTGATCCTTGGCATGATCAACGTAGTCGGTGGCCACGCAGTGACCAACCGCATGCTCGAAATGTTTAAAAAGAAAAAATAA